The Mustela erminea isolate mMusErm1 chromosome 18, mMusErm1.Pri, whole genome shotgun sequence genome has a window encoding:
- the LOC116577102 gene encoding uncharacterized protein LOC116577102 isoform X2 has translation MAAPLFPRQPWAPAPTRSDPADDAGGLFDEPPPEEPPAARAPRAVAAAGRRAGRRAGGRAQGARSGQPLKAAARTLPEEEAPARDEGCYLDHFPHLSVFIYAAIAFSITSCIFTYIHLQLA, from the coding sequence ATGGCGGCCCCGCTCTTCCCGCGCCAGCCCTGGGCCCCCGCGCCCACCCGTTCGGACCCAGCCGACGATGCTGGCGGCCTGTTCGACGAGCCGCCCCCGGAAGAGCCCCCTGCGGCCCGCGCGCCccgggcggtggcggcggcgggcaGGAGGGCCGGTCGGCGCGCGGGCGGCAGGGCGCAGGGAGCCCGCTCCGGGCAGCCCCTCAAGGCCGCGGCGCGCACCCTGCCCGAGGAGGAGGCGCCCGCGCGGGACGAGGGCTGCTACCTCGACCATTTCCCGCACCTCTCCGTCTTCATCTACGCGGCCATCGCCTTCTCCATCACCTCCTGCATCTTCACTTACATCCACCTGCAGCTGGCCTGA
- the LOC116577102 gene encoding uncharacterized protein LOC116577102 isoform X1: MSLDPTLPEVRAGAASPTFGFLRDELRERAPREGRVAPWHGLGRSPVMLHRPPPPPSGAQPSARELEDLSAPRTPRERRTRLCCRAPGLGRDPQLEGLSWQEATLSSRPGWRGTHGCRPPGTRAPRSRMAQDETEWGPGGVRGRALSASLAPSSGT, from the exons ATGTCCCTGGACCCCACACTTCCTGAGGTGCGAGCAGGCGCAGCGAGCCCAACTTTCGGTTTCTTAAGGGACGAGCTTCGGGAGAGGGCCCCGCGGGAAGGGAGGGTCGCGCCCTGGCACGGACTGGGCCGGAGCCCTGTGATGCTgcatcgccccccacccccaccgtccGGAGCACAGCCAAGCGCCCGGGAGCTGGAGGACCTGAGCGCCCCGCGGACGCCGCGGGAGCGCAGGACACG GCTTTGCTGCCGCGCTCCCGGGCTTGGCCGAGACCCACAGCTGGAGGGCTTGTCCTGGCAGGAGGCCACGCTGTCGTCGCGTCCTGGATGGCGTGGGACCCACGGCTGCAGACCTCCGGGGACGCGGGCCCCTCGCTCGCGGATGGCGCAGGATGAGACGGAGTGGGGCCCGGGTGGGGTGCGCGGGAGAGCTCTCTCTGCGTCTCTGGCGCCTTCAAGCGGGACCTGA